CCTGGGTGATACCGCGCTATTCAAGGTAGAGTTCCCTTCCTCCGGGTCGCAGTTTCGCCTGAGCTACCGTTTCAGCGCGGATGACGCCCGCACGCTGGAACAGGGCGTGCTGGAGAGCCCCCGCTCCGGGCTTACCCTGCGCTCCTCCCTGGACTGCCCCGGGTTCCTGCGCCTGGACCTGCGCCTTTACACAGGCAAGGACACCCTGCGCGCCGCCACCTCGGCCGGGTTCTCGGTGCGCTCGATCCAGCCCGTGGGCAGCCGCCCGCAGGACTGGCGCATGTTCTGGGCCCAGGGGCTGGGCGAGGTGACCCGGGTGGAGATGGACCCGCGGGTGGAGCGCTGGCGCGAGCAGCCCGCAGCCGGAGTGATCCGCTACCGGGTCAGCCTGGCCAATGTCGAGGGCTCGCGTATCTGGGGCTGGCTGAGCGTGCCGGACGGCGCGGGGCCGTTCCCGGCTGTGGTCTATATCCAGGGCGCGCCGGGCGGCCTGGAGGAGTACCACACCGACCCGATGGAGGTTTACGCCCGCCGCGGGATGGTCGTGCTGGCGATCAATCCGCACGGCCTGGAGCTGGGACGCGAGGACAGCTACTACCAGTCGCTCATGGAGCGTGGTGTCCCCGCCTGGGGACCGTCCCAGGGCGCGGATGACCCCTACCGCTACTATTTCCGCCGCGTGGTGCTGGGCGCGGTGCGCGCCGTGGACTACCTCTGTTCCCGGCCGGATGTGGACAGCAGCCGGATCGCGGTGGCCGGGGCGAGCCAGGGCGGTGGCCTCAGTCTTCTGACCGCCGCGGTGGACCGGCGTATCCGGGCGGTCACAGTCCACGTGCCCGCCATGTGCGACTACAGCGGCGCCCTGGTCGAGCGTCCCACCGGCTGGCCGCACCTGATCCCGGAGGACTCGCCCGATCCGCGGGTCATCCGCACGGCCGGGTATTTCGACGCCGCCCTGGCCGCTGGAATGATCCGCGTGCCGGCCTTTTTCACCGTGAGCTACCTGGACCAGTCCTGCCCGGCCACCACGGTCTACTCCGCGTTCAACAGCCTGCGCGGACCGAAGGAGATTGTCGGGTTCCCCAACACCACGCACCCGGGCAGCTTTGTCCCGGAGAACGACAGCCTGCTGGTGCATAAGCTCCAAGACATATTCAGCCGCAAAGGCAAGTGATAGGATTGACTCTGTTCCTGAATGAAAGCCGGAGCACAGGGAGCGCAGCTTCCCCTTTTTTAAAGGAGAGCAGAGGGGTAGGTAATTGCCCTAAGAAGCCCAAAACCTGTATTCTGCTTTGGTTTTGGCCAAAGCAGCAAAGCCAGCGGGGGCCGCAAACTCGTCCGCACCACGACACCTCTTCTGACTGCGGTGTGCCCGAGGATTTTCTCCGCTGCCGCGTTGCAGCGGCGGCGCTGCCGCGAATCGCCGCCGGGCCTTGCGACAATTACGCCCCCGGCCGTTTCAGGCTCGATTACACGCTGCCCTGGCGGGAGGCTCAGACAGGTGCGGCCCCCAAAGACTGAACTGCGGCGGCCTGACAGCCGCAAGCAGGTTTATTTTCCTGAGATGCCGGGCGATGTCGTAGGGGCGAACCTTGTGTTCGCCCGTAAACTGATACACAAAGCCTGACCGGAAGCTACTGTGGCAGGGGGATTGTCCTCTTTCGCTCACAGGCCCTGAATATTCTGAATATCGACACGGTATGTAACCCTATTCCCAGGGAAGCGCCATGCAGCTCTGGAACGATTATTTCCGCCTGTTCATCGGCATCCTGGCCATTGTAAACCCCATCGGAGC
This DNA window, taken from bacterium, encodes the following:
- a CDS encoding acetylxylan esterase → MTRVEMDPRVERWREQPAAGVIRYRVSLANVEGSRIWGWLSVPDGAGPFPAVVYIQGAPGGLEEYHTDPMEVYARRGMVVLAINPHGLELGREDSYYQSLMERGVPAWGPSQGADDPYRYYFRRVVLGAVRAVDYLCSRPDVDSSRIAVAGASQGGGLSLLTAAVDRRIRAVTVHVPAMCDYSGALVERPTGWPHLIPEDSPDPRVIRTAGYFDAALAAGMIRVPAFFTVSYLDQSCPATTVYSAFNSLRGPKEIVGFPNTTHPGSFVPENDSLLVHKLQDIFSRKGK